A stretch of the Dioscorea cayenensis subsp. rotundata cultivar TDr96_F1 chromosome 4, TDr96_F1_v2_PseudoChromosome.rev07_lg8_w22 25.fasta, whole genome shotgun sequence genome encodes the following:
- the LOC120259101 gene encoding LOW QUALITY PROTEIN: magnesium-chelatase subunit ChlI, chloroplastic-like (The sequence of the model RefSeq protein was modified relative to this genomic sequence to represent the inferred CDS: deleted 1 base in 1 codon) produces MASLLSPFFSPSFLLPSHPRSLPLLPAPKFTILRRRTHGRLLISNVAAPDLSSAMEANKAPAEDSQRPVYPFAAIVGQDEMKLCLLLNVIDPKIGGVMIMGDRGTGKSTTVRSLVDLLPEIRVVVGDPFNSDPDDPESMSMEVRERLLRSEQLPVSFTKITMVDLPLGATEDRVCGTIDIEKALTEGVKAFEPGLLAKANRGILYVDEVNLLDDHLVDVLLDSAASGWNTVEREGISISHPARFILIGSGNPEEGELRPQLLDRFGMHAQVGTVRDAELRVKIVEERSRFDKDSKGFRESYKAEQEKLQLQISSARSNLGSVQIDHDLRVKISKVCAELNVDGLRGDIVTNRAAKALAALKGRDKVTAEDIATVIPNCLRHRLRKDPLESIDSGLLVVEKFYEVFS; encoded by the exons ATGGCCTCCCTCTTATCCCCCTTCTTCTCCCCCTCCTTCCTCCTCCCCTCCCATCCTCGATCTCTCCCTCTCCTTCCCGCTCCGAAATTCACCATTCTCCGTAGAAGGACCCATGGCCGCCTTCTCATTTCCAACGTCGCCGCTCCTGATCTCAGCTCCGCCATGGAG GCCAACAAGGCGCCGGCCGAGGATAGCCAGCGTCCGGTGTACCCTTTCGCGGCCATCGTTGGCCAGGATGAGATGAAGCTCTGCCTTCTTCTCAACGTGATAGATCCCAAGATTGGTGGCGTCATGATCATGGGCGACCGTGGCACTGGCAAATCCACCACTGTTCGGTCACTTGTCGACCTCCTTCCTGAAATCCGTGTCGTAGTTGGCGATCCTTTCAACTCTGACCCTGACGATCCTGAATCCATGAGTATGGAGGTTCGCGAGCGTCTCTTGCGTAGCGAGCAGCTTCCTGTTTCTTTCACCAAGATCACCATGGTTGACCTTCCGCTTGGTGCCACCGAGGACCGAGTTTGTGGTACTATTGATATTGAGAAGGCCCTTACTGAGGGTGTCAAGGCGTTTGAACCTGGGTTGCTTGCTAAAGCCAATAGAGGCATTCTCTATGTTGACGAAGTGAATCTCTTGGATGACCATTTGGTGGATGTGCTCTTGGATTCTGCTGCTTCTGGTTGGAATACTGTTGAGCGTGAGGGTATTTCGATATCACATCCTGCTCGGTTCATCCTTATTGGGTCT GGAAATCCGGAGGAAGGTGAGCTCCGGCCGCAGCTTCTCGATCGGTTTGGAATGCATGCGCAGGTTGGGACAGTGAGGGATGCTGAGCTGAGAGTGAAGATTGTAGAGGAAAGGTCAAGGTTTGATAAGGATTCAAAAGGGTTCCGCGAGTCATATAAAGCAGAGCAAGAGAAACTCCAACTGCAGATTTCGTCTGCTAGAAGTAATCTTGGTTCTGTTCAGATTGATCATGATTTACGAGTTAAGATATCTAAGGTGTGTGCTGAGCTGAATGTTGATGGATTGAGAGGGGATATTGTTACTAACAGGGCCGCAAAGGCTCTGGCGGCTTTGAAAGGAAGGGATAAAGTCACTGCAGAGGATATAGCTACAGTGATTCCGAATTGCTTAAGGCATAGGCTGAGGAAAGACCCATTGGAGTCAATCGATTCGGGGTTGCTTGTTGTGGAGAAGTTCTACGAGGTCTTTAGCTGA